Proteins encoded together in one Desulfosporosinus meridiei DSM 13257 window:
- a CDS encoding YeiH family protein, whose protein sequence is MNESTASKWIKVLPGLLFMFVIALLAMGTKTLGGEWAGLEGWIKTNSKFLGDVLKINHVIIVIIIGMVIRNTIGIPSWAQAGVKTSRIFIKMGVILLGSLYSLAELATLGSTSILLIATFMFSTIIFTMWLGKKYNMDPGSAACLAAGAGVCGVSAIVAVAPAVKARGEDIAYSIATILSFGIVCLFTFPILGHLMGLTPEQFGMWAGTGILNSGQVLAAALAFDPGTADVPSISLKVGEIYNLTRVVFLPLVVLLITILYARMSDDKTVETAASAGKTFFSKFPLFVLGFIATVTLTSFGAFGPTHPVSPDLKAFRDIYSWFFSIGLTGLGLQISFAEMRKAGGTPLVIGSVAGFLKAALSLVVVLWLF, encoded by the coding sequence GTGAACGAAAGCACAGCTAGTAAATGGATTAAAGTTTTACCCGGACTTTTATTTATGTTTGTTATTGCTTTGTTAGCCATGGGGACAAAAACTTTAGGTGGTGAGTGGGCTGGTCTAGAAGGATGGATTAAAACTAACTCCAAATTCTTAGGAGATGTACTGAAGATTAACCACGTTATTATTGTAATTATCATTGGAATGGTGATTCGAAATACTATCGGAATTCCTTCTTGGGCTCAGGCGGGTGTGAAAACATCCCGTATATTCATTAAAATGGGTGTTATTCTACTGGGATCACTTTATAGTTTAGCCGAATTAGCTACGTTGGGTTCAACTTCGATCTTATTAATTGCAACATTCATGTTTTCAACAATTATTTTCACCATGTGGCTCGGTAAGAAATACAATATGGATCCCGGTTCTGCAGCTTGTCTGGCTGCCGGCGCCGGTGTATGCGGTGTATCCGCCATCGTCGCTGTTGCTCCTGCAGTAAAAGCCAGAGGGGAAGATATAGCCTACTCAATCGCCACAATTCTATCATTTGGAATCGTTTGTCTATTTACCTTCCCAATCCTGGGACACTTAATGGGATTGACCCCTGAGCAGTTCGGAATGTGGGCTGGTACCGGCATCTTAAACTCTGGACAAGTATTAGCGGCGGCCCTGGCCTTTGACCCCGGAACCGCTGATGTTCCTTCCATTAGCTTAAAAGTAGGCGAAATCTACAACTTAACCCGTGTTGTGTTCTTGCCTTTAGTTGTTCTGCTAATCACGATTCTTTATGCTCGTATGTCTGATGACAAAACCGTAGAAACAGCAGCTAGCGCAGGGAAAACCTTCTTTAGCAAATTTCCGTTGTTCGTGCTTGGTTTTATCGCAACAGTTACCTTAACTTCCTTCGGTGCTTTTGGTCCCACTCATCCTGTATCGCCAGATCTGAAAGCATTTCGTGACATTTACAGCTGGTTCTTCTCCATCGGTCTTACTGGCTTAGGCTTGCAAATCTCCTTTGCTGAAATGAGAAAAGCCGGAGGAACTCCACTGGTTATCGGCTCTGTAGCGGGTTTCCTGAAGGCTGCACTTTCATTAGTGGTTGTTCTATGGCTCTTTTAA